A single window of Colletes latitarsis isolate SP2378_abdomen chromosome 6, iyColLati1, whole genome shotgun sequence DNA harbors:
- the LOC143343071 gene encoding uncharacterized protein LOC143343071 isoform X1, which translates to MLLPKRLIFFSCLIVLTASAAIKTPNGAAWANFASKPVYSRAIGPPISGMNTITVPYMPKSPLFPKFVDPKMMISKKTDLLSNLFGGLGPAYPMGFKPFMPYTASGSTLYSAADEAQLLDSLSKSNMEDNSISYKRGIFGPFSSKPFGPMSPKFGPMGPMSQFSDFSTVPDYSMKGDFSRKRRSTDESSLTKLRSIMDGGKPETKDLGPPPPYPTLAPISEESEDEVNLLLQKMGTATAPKQYLPGMFSPFGPMVDPSMFIAKKSAFLDTLFKNLATSTPSPISTEASTTKSTIVSPDFWFPSSMIPSPGEYSGKVNDFLDKLFESLKLNKTMITSESESTKSDLARSTESDEGATEAKIVRSVDDLSSINAAKDTIVNSILSELGDLKSNMVTTMNDLVAYEKSASAMSPKKSFKPFAPGMWPKPTVDGTLPFQQKMAILSQVFDMLSELQKNITLAVQSAIKAKMASAITSKGTMNANYPLTSNDFLSTTGSMPIDMNFLDAIKSKLGTLDYDTPVSYGLSPNKFGPKMARTLGKSPASFWVSYPADATTAGKRQVDSDSEPLMNEESNSGQKQETRGVKMQMHQGYQSLPAGSIESVQAGGGSTPEHQGGGIKLFDTNDYEAMNKWADWMQYWRNDYQGHRHHNHH; encoded by the exons ATGTTACTACCGAAACGTCTCATATTTTTTTCATGTCTAATAGTTTTAACAGCTAGTGCAGCTATTAAAACTCCAAATGGAGCAGCATGGGCGAATTTCGCTTCCAAACCAG tTTACTCAAGAGCTATCGGGCCACCAATATCGGGAATGAACACCATTACAGTCCCATATATGCCAAAATCACCACTATTTCCAAAATTTGTTGATCCCAAGATGATGATTTCAAAGAAGACAGATTTATTGTCTAATTTATTCGGAGGTTTGGGGCCTGCGTATCCTATGGGTTTCAAACCATTTATGCCATACACTGCAAGTGGATCAACTCTGTACAGTGCCGCAGACGAAGCACAGTTATTAGACAGTTTAAGCAAAAGTAACATGGAAGATAATAGCATTTCGTACAAGCGTGGAATTTTTGGACCTTTCAGTTCTAAACCTTTTGGTCCTATGAGTCCTAAGTTTGGACCAATGGGTCCTATGTCTCAGTTCTCAGACTTCAGTACCGTGCCCGACTATAGTATGAAAGGTGATTTTTCCCGGAAGAGAAGAAGTACGGACGAATCTTCTTTAACAAAGCTTCGATCGATTATGGATGGAGGCAAACCAGAGACAAAGGATTTGGGACCTCCGCCTCCTTATCCTACACTTGCTCCGATTTCTGAAGAATCAGAAGATGAAGTTAATTTATTGCTCCAAAAAATGGGAACTGCTACCGCACCAAAACAATATTTGCCAGGGATGTTCTCACCATTTGGACCGATGGTAGATCCATCTATGTTCATAGCAAAAAAATCTGCTTTTTTGGATACCTTGTTTAAAAATCTTGCTACCAGTACTCCGTCACCGATATCGACAGAAGCTTCAACAACTAAAAGTACCATTGTATCACCTGACTTTTGGTTTCCATCGTCAATGATTCCCAGTCCGGGCGAGTATAGTGGAAAGGTAAACGATTTTTtggacaaattatttgaaagtttGAAACTTAACAAGACTATGATCACGAGCGAAAGCGAAAGTACTAAAAGTGATCTGGCGAGATCTACCGAGTCTGACGAAGGTGCTACGGAAGCAAAAATTGTAAGATCCGTTGACGATTTATCATCGATCAACGCCGCCAAAGACACGATTGTTAATAGTATATTGTCTGAACTGGGTGACTTGAAGAGTAATATGGTTACAACGATGAATGATTTAGTTGCGTACGAAAAGTCTGCGTCGGCGATGTCGCCGAAAAAGTCTTTCAAACCTTTTGCACCAGGTATGTGGCCAAAACCGACCGTCGATGGAACGCTTCCTTTTCAACAAAAAATGGCAATTCTGAGTCAAGTGTTCGATATGCTGTCGGAGTTGCAGAAAAATATTACTCTGGCGGTCCAGAGTGCAATAAAAGCTAAAATGGCATCTGCTATTACTTCTAAAGGAACGATGAATGCTAATTATCCATTAACGAGTAACGATTTTCTTTCTACTACTGGTAGTATGCCCATAGATATGAATTTTCTGGATGCTATTAAAAGCAAATTGGGTACACTCGACTATGATACGCCAGTTTCTTATGGATTGAGCCCCAATAAATTTGGACCAAAGATGGCTCGAACATTAGGAAAGTCTCCAGCATCATTTTGGGTGTCTTATCCTGCAGACGCGACTACCGCGGGAAAACGACAAGTTGACAGTGACTCCGAGCCACTGATGAACGAAGAAAGCAATTCTGGCCAAAAACAAGAAACGCGCGGTGTTAAGATGCAAATGCATCAGGGATATCAGAGTCTACCAGCTGGTTCTATAGAGTCCGTACAGGCGGGAGGAGGTTCTACGCCTGAACACCAAGGCGGAGGAATTAAGTTATTT GATACCAACGATTATGAGGCCATGAACAAATGGGCAGACTGGATGCAATATTGGAGAAACGACTACCAAGGACACAGGCATCACAATCATCATTAG
- the LOC143343071 gene encoding uncharacterized protein LOC143343071 isoform X2: MLLPKRLIFFSCLIVLTASAAIKTPNGAAWANFASKPVYSRAIGPPISGMNTITVPYMPKSPLFPKFVDPKMMISKKTDLLSNLFGGLGPAYPMGFKPFMPYTASGSTLYSAADEAQLLDSLSKSNMEDNSISYKRGIFGPFSSKPFGPMSPKFGPMGPMSQFSDFSTVPDYSMKGDFSRKRRSTDESSLTKLRSIMDGGKPETKDLGPPPPYPTLAPISEESEDEVNLLLQKMGTATAPKQYLPGMFSPFGPMVDPSMFIAKKSAFLDTLFKNLATSTPSPISTEASTTKSTIVSPDFWFPSSMIPSPGEYSGKVNDFLDKLFESLKLNKTMITSESESTKSDLARSTESDEGATEAKIVRSVDDLSSINAAKDTIVNSILSELGDLKSNMVTTMNDLVAYEKSASAMSPKKSFKPFAPGMWPKPTVDGTLPFQQKMAILSQVFDMLSELQKNITLAVQSAIKAKMASAITSKGTMNANYPLTSNDFLSTTGSMPIDMNFLDAIKSKLGTLDYDTPVSYGLSPNKFGPKMARTLGKSPASFWVSYPADATTAGKRQVDSDSEPLMNEESNSGQKQETRGVKMQMHQGYQSLPAGSIESVQAGGGSTPEHQGGGIKLFIQMPVLPNVQVPGLKNSNYES, translated from the exons ATGTTACTACCGAAACGTCTCATATTTTTTTCATGTCTAATAGTTTTAACAGCTAGTGCAGCTATTAAAACTCCAAATGGAGCAGCATGGGCGAATTTCGCTTCCAAACCAG tTTACTCAAGAGCTATCGGGCCACCAATATCGGGAATGAACACCATTACAGTCCCATATATGCCAAAATCACCACTATTTCCAAAATTTGTTGATCCCAAGATGATGATTTCAAAGAAGACAGATTTATTGTCTAATTTATTCGGAGGTTTGGGGCCTGCGTATCCTATGGGTTTCAAACCATTTATGCCATACACTGCAAGTGGATCAACTCTGTACAGTGCCGCAGACGAAGCACAGTTATTAGACAGTTTAAGCAAAAGTAACATGGAAGATAATAGCATTTCGTACAAGCGTGGAATTTTTGGACCTTTCAGTTCTAAACCTTTTGGTCCTATGAGTCCTAAGTTTGGACCAATGGGTCCTATGTCTCAGTTCTCAGACTTCAGTACCGTGCCCGACTATAGTATGAAAGGTGATTTTTCCCGGAAGAGAAGAAGTACGGACGAATCTTCTTTAACAAAGCTTCGATCGATTATGGATGGAGGCAAACCAGAGACAAAGGATTTGGGACCTCCGCCTCCTTATCCTACACTTGCTCCGATTTCTGAAGAATCAGAAGATGAAGTTAATTTATTGCTCCAAAAAATGGGAACTGCTACCGCACCAAAACAATATTTGCCAGGGATGTTCTCACCATTTGGACCGATGGTAGATCCATCTATGTTCATAGCAAAAAAATCTGCTTTTTTGGATACCTTGTTTAAAAATCTTGCTACCAGTACTCCGTCACCGATATCGACAGAAGCTTCAACAACTAAAAGTACCATTGTATCACCTGACTTTTGGTTTCCATCGTCAATGATTCCCAGTCCGGGCGAGTATAGTGGAAAGGTAAACGATTTTTtggacaaattatttgaaagtttGAAACTTAACAAGACTATGATCACGAGCGAAAGCGAAAGTACTAAAAGTGATCTGGCGAGATCTACCGAGTCTGACGAAGGTGCTACGGAAGCAAAAATTGTAAGATCCGTTGACGATTTATCATCGATCAACGCCGCCAAAGACACGATTGTTAATAGTATATTGTCTGAACTGGGTGACTTGAAGAGTAATATGGTTACAACGATGAATGATTTAGTTGCGTACGAAAAGTCTGCGTCGGCGATGTCGCCGAAAAAGTCTTTCAAACCTTTTGCACCAGGTATGTGGCCAAAACCGACCGTCGATGGAACGCTTCCTTTTCAACAAAAAATGGCAATTCTGAGTCAAGTGTTCGATATGCTGTCGGAGTTGCAGAAAAATATTACTCTGGCGGTCCAGAGTGCAATAAAAGCTAAAATGGCATCTGCTATTACTTCTAAAGGAACGATGAATGCTAATTATCCATTAACGAGTAACGATTTTCTTTCTACTACTGGTAGTATGCCCATAGATATGAATTTTCTGGATGCTATTAAAAGCAAATTGGGTACACTCGACTATGATACGCCAGTTTCTTATGGATTGAGCCCCAATAAATTTGGACCAAAGATGGCTCGAACATTAGGAAAGTCTCCAGCATCATTTTGGGTGTCTTATCCTGCAGACGCGACTACCGCGGGAAAACGACAAGTTGACAGTGACTCCGAGCCACTGATGAACGAAGAAAGCAATTCTGGCCAAAAACAAGAAACGCGCGGTGTTAAGATGCAAATGCATCAGGGATATCAGAGTCTACCAGCTGGTTCTATAGAGTCCGTACAGGCGGGAGGAGGTTCTACGCCTGAACACCAAGGCGGAGGAATTAAGTTATTT ATACAAATGCCTGTACTGCCTAATGTGCAAGTGCCAGGTTTAAAAAATAGTAATTACGAAAGCTAG
- the Pig-o gene encoding phosphatidylinositol glycan anchor biosynthesis class O, producing the protein MSKLWNYLIFQGWISYLMAVGVLVFTSGFLLTRVSRPERAECKYCTNPGGCNVQDLLQDPKVAATTCLERKTRVVLLVVDALKYDFAHWYNDNSSAPLYYRNKLPIIHELLQSQPLNSRLYKFIADPPTTTMQRLKGFTTGSLPTFIDIGSNFAIESIDEDNIIDQNVAKGIVFMGDDTWTNLFPGKFKRQFPSPSFNVWDLDSVDKDVRYRIFFEMKKKDWSLLIAHVLGIDHCGHKHGANHPEMARKLNDTNTLIKEIIESLEEDTVFFIVGDHGMTESGDHGGDSLNEIEAAMFVYSMLPLLKYDSNHNTVNQIDLVPTLASILGTPIPFSNLGSVIVDSLPRSMKNEKSEEDLWYSLHSVWRNIVQTKKYIDIYSMDSYLFPKDQLENLENVYNHLSEQIKHVNTIEEFELFIQNSHSYFKLLKDMCSEVWVQFDSSLMSKGLLLMFCTLFFYYLFITGIPESRMSKIFQSSFLQCSILANLITAVIIFFLFFLDILEELKNTTFFATGAVSIVLLITLIAKNWDVISMSWYDYRKIKKLIYVARVILLLTVCSLFSNSYIVEEDNVLSFLLVTLLWLLVFYLKRDKSNENLERKTKPFLKSQAKSNLKTVIVVIGLIVCISIRLSHYFWRCREEHQQRVCSVFITGKAGSISSNNLERILLAVTLILLALYITIVRLWLQNCGNLSGFSPGVLVGQYCPVVIGVCMGCYWVLQRLPKFVKVKFALSWQVSTLPNIVYALCLFAIFVLYYRPLSIFLLPKKKESINIYHDENIVPRLFEKIKESIYRKRIDVDETPVVYGLGTAYSAAFISLSVFLMLLYSLLLGDILSPSNFLMFISCASVLGLSAIERYKNANSISELVEVSTPALVCWFLISEYFFYGTGHQPTFPTIHWDAAFVGTGGHFYGNLLPAILIGINTFGSHIILGATLPLLVIVPFTMYLVFPKLVKVKFLEDDMKRGELLLFEQDSVFHTAIFSVAGKYTLLHGIRTFGSMLAATIHCRHLMVWKIFAPKLIFEGLELLVTLSSVLASFYMVFRIDQQMEHLIARVTKGR; encoded by the exons ATGAGCAAACTATGGAACTATCTAATATTTCAAGGATGGATATCATATTTGATGGCAGTTGGCGTGCTTGTTTTTACAAGCGGTTTCCTACTTACTCGTGTTTCCAGACCGGAACGTGCAGAATGCAAGTATTGTACAAATCCTGGTGGCTGCAACGTCCAAGACCTTCTTCAAGATCCAAAAGTCGCTGCGACTACTTGCCTCGAAAGAAAAACACGTGTTGTGTTGTTAGTTGTTGacgccttaaaatacgattttgcaCACTGGTACAATGACAATAGTTCCGCCCCATTGTATTACCGCAATAAACTGCCAATAATTCACGAATTGCTACAAAGTCAACCTCTGAATTCGCGTTTGTACAAATTCATAGCAGATCCACCAACAACTACCATGCAAAGACTAAAAGGTTTTACGACCGGATCTCTGCCTACTTTCATTGACATTGGATCTAACTTTGCTATTGAAAGCATAGACGAAGATAACATTATCGATCAGAACGTTGCTAAAGGTATTGTTTTCATGGGTGATGATACTTGGACTAATTTATTCCCTGGAAAATTCAAGCGACAATTTCCATCGCCATCCTTCAATGTTTGGGATCTTGATAGTGTCGATAAAGATGTTAGATACCGCATATTCtttgaaatgaaaaagaaagattggtccCTACTTATAGCACATGTTCTTGGTATAGACCATTGTGGACATAAGCATGGTGCTAACCATCCAGAAATGGCTAGAAAATTAAATGACACAAACACATTGATAAAAGAAATTATTGAATCTTTAGAAGAAGATACAGTATTTTTCATTGTGGGTGATCATGGCATGACAGAGAGCGGGGATCATGGTGGTGATAGTTTGAATGAAATTGAAGCTGCTATGTTTGTTTATTCTATGTTACCACTACTTAAATATGATTCAAATCACAATACTGTGAATCAAATTGATCTTGTTCCTACATTGGCATCGATTCTTGGCACACCTATACCTTTCTCTAACTTAGGATCTGTTATAGTTGATTCGCTACCAAGAtcgatgaaaaatgaaaaatcagaGGAAGATTTATGGTATTCGTTACATTCTGTATGGAGGAATATTGTACAGACAAAGAAATACATAGATATATATTCTATGGATAGCTATCTGTTTCCTAAAGACCAGCTTGAAAATTTAGAAAACGTTTATAATCATCTATCGGAACAGATAAAACATGTAAATACTATCGAagaatttgaattatttattcaAAATAGTCACAGTTACTTTAAACTACTTAAAGATATGTGTTCTGAAGTCTGGGTTCAATTTGATTCCAGCCTTATGTCGAAAGGCCTACTTTTAATGTTCTGCACATTATTTTTCTATTACCTATTTATTACAGGCATTCCAGAAAGCCGTATGTCGAAGATATTTCAATCGTCATTTTTACAATGTTCTATTCTAGCAAATTTAATCACTGCCGTaataatcttttttttattcttcctcgatattttagaagaattaaaaaatactaCATTCTTTGCCACTGGTGCGGTATCTATAgtattattaataacattaattgCTAAGAATTGGGATGTAATTTCAATGAGTTGGTACGATTATCgcaaaattaagaaattgattTATGTTGCTAGAGTGATACTTCTTCTAACAGTATGTAGTCTTTTTTCTAACAGTTACATTGTTGAAGAGGATAATGTTCTATCCTTTCTACTCGTTACACTTCTTTGGCTActcgtattttatttaaaaagagaTAAATCTAATGAGAATttggaaagaaaaacaaagCCGTTTTTGAAATCGCAAGCAAAATCAAATTTAAAGACTGTTATAGTAGTCATTGGTTTAATAGTATGCATTTCCATAAGACTGTCCCATTACTTCTGGCGTTGTCGAGAGGAACACCAACAACGCGTGTGTTCTGTCTTCATAACCGGCAAAGCAGGTTCTATATCGTCGAATAATTTAGAACGTATTTTACTTGCTGTTACCTTAATCCTACTCGCGTTATACATCACGATAGTAAGACTGTGGCTGCAAAATTGTGGAAACCTTTCTGGCTTCTCTCCTGGCGTTCTGGTAGGACAGTATTGTCCTGTCGTAATCGGTGTTTGCATGGGTTGTTATTGGGTCCTTCAACGGTTACCCAAATTCGTCAAAGTAAAATTTGCATTGTCTTGGCAAGTGAGTACGTTGCCAAACATAGTGTACGCGTTATGTTTGTTTGCAATCTTTGTTCTTTACTATCGTCCGCTCAGTATATTTCTACTGCCGAAaaagaaagaatcaattaatatATACCATGATGAGAATATAGTACCCCGATTGTTCGAGAAAATAAAGGAGTCGATTTATCGTAAAAGAATAGATGTAGATGAAACACCAGTTGTTTATGGCTTGGGCACTGCCTATAGCGCTGCATTTATCTCATTGAGCGTATTTCTTATGCTGTTATATTCTTTATTATTAGGAGATATTTTATCGCCTAGCAATTTCTTGATGTTTATATCTTGTGCCTCTGTTTTGGGCCTATCTGCAATAGAGAGATATAAGAATGCTAATAGTATAt CCGAGCTTGTAGAAGTGTCCACTCCTGCCCTTGTATGTTGGTTCTTGATATCTGAATATTTCTTCTATGGAACTGGTCATCAACCAACTTTTCCTACCATTCATTGGGATGCTGCTTTTGTAGGGACAGGTGGACATTTCTATGGAAATTTACTACCAGCTATCTTAATAG GAATAAACACATTTGGGTCGCACATTATATTAGGCGCAACTTTACCATTATTGGTGATAGTACCATTTACTATGTACCTTGTATTTCCAAAGTTAGTtaaagtgaaatttttagaagatGACATGAAAAGAGGAGAACTGCTTCTGTTTGAACAGGATTCTGTGTTTCATACTGCTATTTTCTCAGTCGCCGGAAAATATACGCTTCTTCACGGGATCCGA ACTTTTGGCAGCATGCTTGCCGCGACGATTCATTGTCGGCATTTAATGGTTTGGAAGATCTTCGCGCCAAAATTGATATTCGAGGGCTTAGAACTGTTAGTAACATTAAGCAGTGTACTGGCGTCCTTTTATATGGTATTCAGAATCGATCAACAAATGGAACATCTTATAGCCAGAGTGACAAAAGGCAGATGA